One window from the genome of Zerene cesonia ecotype Mississippi chromosome 1, Zerene_cesonia_1.1, whole genome shotgun sequence encodes:
- the LOC119829746 gene encoding probable phosphorylase b kinase regulatory subunit beta isoform X3 — MIRQGSIDDINAQQFLKIANYEDTVRQLDIYYAIVKRQLLRFQSPITGLFPVLSSDLHVGSVRDSIYCASAVWGLYQAYRRIDDDRGKSHELGQSTVKCMRGILECWIKQAARVEAFKTRQSAAHALHVKFHLTTGEPVLSDDQYHHLQIDVVSLYLLFLVQMITSGLQIIYTQDEVAFVQNLVYYVERAYRTPDYGMWERGSKYNDGKPEIHASSIGMAKAALEAINGCNLFGDKGASWSVVYVDIDAHNRNRSIFETMLPRESSSKGVDAALLPTISFPAFATHEELLVQLTKSNLLNRLKGKYGFKRFSRDGFKSALEDPNRRYYNEGELKEFDGIESEWPLFYVMMIIDGVFRTLPEQVEEYQRLLKSRIYMDEFGDPVIPWYYYVPREGIENERSEPYSVRRLPANQPGDSENKDTGGLFLWAQSLFVLAQLLTGGLLHVNELDPIRRYLPSYNRPRRAGRYSAFQAKPTFGIATDLVVQVVLIAESMRLQAMMGTYGIQTQTPHEVEPVQICSSTQLVHVYRELGVCAKLKLTGRPIRPVGSLGTSKIYRVCGMTVLCYPLIFEVSEFYLYRDMALLIDDIKTELQFVGKYWRLSGRPTVCLLVREEHMRDPHFKQMLDLLAMLKKGHCDGVKVRLGRLQNLISSSCIEHLDFMSQGEFPSEMFTQFKQLQHDYIGYQSLTDVPRTLTYREQSVSYEAYRHRATPDVVAALRATDNIFAQSQLWGILMDREGPMYEVNGVNALESLKSLYHSAGVLRHWKAVRYCSSLLNHTVDSISPFITTVLVNGKQLTVGVIGQKETVFDKPMTPGEIQSVMYSTIQPYDVIGAVLQQEIVLYCGRLIGTNPDMFRGILKIRVGWVLEAIRIYLELFPNEKKADATLESLSPYKLRTLLQKVLTVSDWADEKGLTPLQRRQLEGCLCRVPKHFYVQVWDILLRTPQGIIVQGHAIPAQPTLVNMSRSELSFALLVEEALVRIASAARRQLCVELLCVFATILRRNPELYMQQPLDLDKLLDDAHSTYAKDSGQPETTCSLAGAAAGVTLGYLARAVVNSVLQTAAPHLAAAQPAAHDSCLIT, encoded by the exons ATGATTCGTCAAGGCAGTATTGATGACATAAATGCTCAACAGTTCCTAAAGATAGCAAACTATGAAGACACCGTTAGACAATTAGATATTTACTATGCTATTG ttaaGAGACAACTTTTAAGATTCCAAAGCCCAATTACAGGGCTATTCCCAGTACTTTCATCAGATTTACATGTTGGTAGTGTCAGAGATAGCATTTATTGTGCATCTGCAGTATGGGGCCTTTATCAGGCATACAG ACGAATAGATGATGACAGAGGCAAGTCTCATGAACTAGGACAGAGTACAGTGAAGTGTATGCGTGGCATATTAGAATGTTGGATAAAACAAGCAGCAAGGGTTGAAGCATTCAAAACAAGACAAAGTGCAGCTCATGCACTGCATGTTAAATTCCATCTGACAACAGGAGAGCCTGTGCTTAGTGATGATCAGTACCATCATCTTCAAATTGATGTGGTTTCATTGTATTTGCTGTTTCTGGTACAAATGATCACATCTGGTCTGCAGATAATTTATACACAG gaTGAAGTAGCATTTGTACAGAATTTAGTGTACTATGTGGAAAGAGCATACAGAACTCCTGATTATGGAATGTGGGAGAGAGGCTCCAAATACAATGATGGAAAACCAGAAATACATGCATCTTCTATAG GGATGGCAAAAGCGGCCTTAGAAGCTATCAATGGATGCAATTTGTTTGGAGACAAGGGCGCGTCCTGGAGTGTGGTGTATGTGGATATTGACGCACATAATCGAAACAGAAGTATTTTTGAAACCATGTTACCTCGTGAATCGAGTTCCAAG GGAGTAGATGCAGCACTTCTACCTACGATATCATTTCCTGCATTCGCTACTCACGAAGAACTCTTAGTTCAATTGACAAAATCGAACCTGTTAAATCGTTTGAAAGGCAAATACGGTTTTAAAAGATTCAGCCGAGACGGATTTAAGAGTGCACTCGAAGATCCAAACAGACGATATTATAACGAGGGAGAATTAAAAGAGTTTGATGGTATTGAGTCCGAGTGGCCTCTATTCTatgtgatgatgataataGATGGAGTGTTCCGCACTCTGCCTGAACAAGTGGAAGAGTACCAGAGGCTGTTGAAATCTAGAATTTATATGGATGAGTTTGGAG ATCCAGTAATTCCATGGTACTATTATGTGCCGCGCGAAGGAATAGAAAATGAACGCAGCGAACCTTATTCAGTTCGGAGACTTCCAGCGA ACCAACCCGGTGATAGCGAAAATAAAG ATACCGGTGGTTTATTTCTCTGGGCGCAGTCATTGTTCGTTCTGGCGCAACTGTTAACGGGTGGTTTACTGCATGTCAATGAACTGGATCCCATTCGTCGATACTTACCCTCTTATAACCGACCCCGTCGAGCCGGGAGGTATTCTGCTTTTCAG GCTAAACCGACGTTT GGTATCGCGACGGATCTTGTGGTGCAAGTTGTTTTAATAGCTGAGTCGATGAGGCTTCAAGCTATGATGGGCACTTACGGCATACAAACACAAACGCCACACGAAGTCGAACCAGTTCAG ATCTGTAGCTCTACTCAATTAGTGCACGTTTACCGAGAACTAGGGGTTTGTGCCAAATTAAAGCTCACAGGCCGGCCAATCAGACCTGTTGGATCATTGGGGACCAGTAAA ATATACAGAGTCTGCGGCATGACGGTATTATGTTATCCGCTAATATTTGAAGTGTCTGAATTCTATCTGTACCGAGATATGGCGTTGCTGATCGACGATATCAAGACTGAGTTACAGTTTGTTGGAAA GTACTGGCGCCTATCCGGCCGGCCGACCGTCTGCCTGCTGGTGCGCGAGGAGCACATGCGCGACCCGCACTTCAAGCAGATGCTCGACCTGCTCGCGATGCTGAAGAAGGGCCACTGCGACGGGGTCAAGGTGCGGCTGGGGAGGTTGCAGAATCTCATCTCTAGCTCCTGCATCG AGCACCTCGACTTCATGAGCCAAGGCGAGTTCCCGTCGGAGATGTTCACGCAGTTCAAGCAGCTGCAGCACGACTACATCGGCTACCAGTCGCTGACGGACGTGCCGCGCACGCTCACGTACCGCGAGCAGAGCGTCAGCTACGAAGCGTACCGGCACCGCGCCACGCCCGACGTGGTCGCCGCCTTGCgcgccacagataatatatttgcgCAGTCGCAGCTCTGGGGCATTCTCATGGACAGGGAGGGGCCGATGTATGAG GTCAACGGTGTAAATGCTCTGGAGTCGCTCAAGAGCCTGTACCACAGCGCTGGTGTGTTGCGACACTGGAAGGCGGTGCGGTATTGTTCCTCTCTGCTCAACCACACTGTGGACTCTATAAGCCCTTTTATTACCACTGTCTTGGTTAATGGAAAGCAG CTCACCGTCGGTGTGATCGGTCAGAAAGAGACAGTGTTCGACAAACCTATGACACCTGGGGAAATACAGTCCGTCATGTATAGCACTATTCAACCTTATGATGTTATCGGCGCCGTATTACAACag GAAATTGTATTATACTGTGGACGATTAATAGGCACGAATCCGGACATGTTTAGAGGCATTCTTAAAATCCGAGTCGGTTGGGTTCTCGAGGCTATTCGGATATATCTGGAGTTATTCCCCAATGAGAAAAAAGCAGATGCCACATTGGAAAGCTTGTCGCCGTACAAATTGCGGACTCTTCTTCAAAAAGTGTTAACTGTCTCTGATTGGGCTGATGAGAAAGG gttAACACCTTTACAACGGCGTCAGCTCGAAGGCTGCTTGTGTCGAGTGCCAAAACACTTCTATGTTCAGGTGTGGGATATTCTTCTGCGAACACCCCAAGGAATCATTGTACAA gGTCATGCAATACCAGCACAGCCGACCCTAGTCAATATGTCCCGCTCGGAGCTGTCATTCGCGTTGCTCGTAGAGGAAGCGTTAGTTCGCATCGCGTCCGCGGCGCGGCGCCAGCTCTGCGTCGAGCTACTCTGTGTGTTCGCTACAATCCTGCGCCGCAACCCCGAGCTGTATATGCAGCAGCCTCTGGACCTTGACAAGTTGTTAGATGACGCACACTCCACATATGCTAAG GATAGCGGCCAACCAGAAACAACTTGTTCACTAGCAGGCGCAGCGGCCGGCGTGACGCTGGGTTACCTGGCGCGGGCGGTCGTCAACAGCGTGCTGCAGACCGCCGCGCCGCACCTCGCCGCCGCGCAGCCGGCGGCACATGACTCGTGTCTCATTacgtaa
- the LOC119829746 gene encoding probable phosphorylase b kinase regulatory subunit beta isoform X2 → MANPDLMIRQGSIDDINAQQFLKIANYEDTVRQLDIYYAIVKRQLLRFQSPITGLFPVLSSDLHVGSVRDSIYCASAVWGLYQAYRRIDDDRGKSHELGQSTVKCMRGILECWIKQAARVEAFKTRQSAAHALHVKFHLTTGEPVLSDDQYHHLQIDVVSLYLLFLVQMITSGLQIIYTQDEVAFVQNLVYYVERAYRTPDYGMWERGSKYNDGKPEIHASSIGMAKAALEAINGCNLFGDKGASWSVVYVDIDAHNRNRSIFETMLPRESSSKGVDAALLPTISFPAFATHEELLVQLTKSNLLNRLKGKYGFKRFSRDGFKSALEDPNRRYYNEGELKEFDGIESEWPLFYVMMIIDGVFRTLPEQVEEYQRLLKSRIYMDEFGDPVIPWYYYVPREGIENERSEPYSVRRLPANQPGDSENKDTGGLFLWAQSLFVLAQLLTGGLLHVNELDPIRRYLPSYNRPRRAGRYSAFQGIATDLVVQVVLIAESMRLQAMMGTYGIQTQTPHEVEPVQICSSTQLVHVYRELGVCAKLKLTGRPIRPVGSLGTSKIYRVCGMTVLCYPLIFEVSEFYLYRDMALLIDDIKTELQFVGKYWRLSGRPTVCLLVREEHMRDPHFKQMLDLLAMLKKGHCDGVKVRLGRLQNLISSSCIEHLDFMSQGEFPSEMFTQFKQLQHDYIGYQSLTDVPRTLTYREQSVSYEAYRHRATPDVVAALRATDNIFAQSQLWGILMDREGPMYEVNGVNALESLKSLYHSAGVLRHWKAVRYCSSLLNHTVDSISPFITTVLVNGKQLTVGVIGQKETVFDKPMTPGEIQSVMYSTIQPYDVIGAVLQQEIVLYCGRLIGTNPDMFRGILKIRVGWVLEAIRIYLELFPNEKKADATLESLSPYKLRTLLQKVLTVSDWADEKGLTPLQRRQLEGCLCRVPKHFYVQVWDILLRTPQGIIVQGHAIPAQPTLVNMSRSELSFALLVEEALVRIASAARRQLCVELLCVFATILRRNPELYMQQPLDLDKLLDDAHSTYAKDSGQPETTCSLAGAAAGVTLGYLARAVVNSVLQTAAPHLAAAQPAAHDSCLIT, encoded by the exons ATG GCAAATCCAGACCTAATGATTCGTCAAGGCAGTATTGATGACATAAATGCTCAACAGTTCCTAAAGATAGCAAACTATGAAGACACCGTTAGACAATTAGATATTTACTATGCTATTG ttaaGAGACAACTTTTAAGATTCCAAAGCCCAATTACAGGGCTATTCCCAGTACTTTCATCAGATTTACATGTTGGTAGTGTCAGAGATAGCATTTATTGTGCATCTGCAGTATGGGGCCTTTATCAGGCATACAG ACGAATAGATGATGACAGAGGCAAGTCTCATGAACTAGGACAGAGTACAGTGAAGTGTATGCGTGGCATATTAGAATGTTGGATAAAACAAGCAGCAAGGGTTGAAGCATTCAAAACAAGACAAAGTGCAGCTCATGCACTGCATGTTAAATTCCATCTGACAACAGGAGAGCCTGTGCTTAGTGATGATCAGTACCATCATCTTCAAATTGATGTGGTTTCATTGTATTTGCTGTTTCTGGTACAAATGATCACATCTGGTCTGCAGATAATTTATACACAG gaTGAAGTAGCATTTGTACAGAATTTAGTGTACTATGTGGAAAGAGCATACAGAACTCCTGATTATGGAATGTGGGAGAGAGGCTCCAAATACAATGATGGAAAACCAGAAATACATGCATCTTCTATAG GGATGGCAAAAGCGGCCTTAGAAGCTATCAATGGATGCAATTTGTTTGGAGACAAGGGCGCGTCCTGGAGTGTGGTGTATGTGGATATTGACGCACATAATCGAAACAGAAGTATTTTTGAAACCATGTTACCTCGTGAATCGAGTTCCAAG GGAGTAGATGCAGCACTTCTACCTACGATATCATTTCCTGCATTCGCTACTCACGAAGAACTCTTAGTTCAATTGACAAAATCGAACCTGTTAAATCGTTTGAAAGGCAAATACGGTTTTAAAAGATTCAGCCGAGACGGATTTAAGAGTGCACTCGAAGATCCAAACAGACGATATTATAACGAGGGAGAATTAAAAGAGTTTGATGGTATTGAGTCCGAGTGGCCTCTATTCTatgtgatgatgataataGATGGAGTGTTCCGCACTCTGCCTGAACAAGTGGAAGAGTACCAGAGGCTGTTGAAATCTAGAATTTATATGGATGAGTTTGGAG ATCCAGTAATTCCATGGTACTATTATGTGCCGCGCGAAGGAATAGAAAATGAACGCAGCGAACCTTATTCAGTTCGGAGACTTCCAGCGA ACCAACCCGGTGATAGCGAAAATAAAG ATACCGGTGGTTTATTTCTCTGGGCGCAGTCATTGTTCGTTCTGGCGCAACTGTTAACGGGTGGTTTACTGCATGTCAATGAACTGGATCCCATTCGTCGATACTTACCCTCTTATAACCGACCCCGTCGAGCCGGGAGGTATTCTGCTTTTCAG GGTATCGCGACGGATCTTGTGGTGCAAGTTGTTTTAATAGCTGAGTCGATGAGGCTTCAAGCTATGATGGGCACTTACGGCATACAAACACAAACGCCACACGAAGTCGAACCAGTTCAG ATCTGTAGCTCTACTCAATTAGTGCACGTTTACCGAGAACTAGGGGTTTGTGCCAAATTAAAGCTCACAGGCCGGCCAATCAGACCTGTTGGATCATTGGGGACCAGTAAA ATATACAGAGTCTGCGGCATGACGGTATTATGTTATCCGCTAATATTTGAAGTGTCTGAATTCTATCTGTACCGAGATATGGCGTTGCTGATCGACGATATCAAGACTGAGTTACAGTTTGTTGGAAA GTACTGGCGCCTATCCGGCCGGCCGACCGTCTGCCTGCTGGTGCGCGAGGAGCACATGCGCGACCCGCACTTCAAGCAGATGCTCGACCTGCTCGCGATGCTGAAGAAGGGCCACTGCGACGGGGTCAAGGTGCGGCTGGGGAGGTTGCAGAATCTCATCTCTAGCTCCTGCATCG AGCACCTCGACTTCATGAGCCAAGGCGAGTTCCCGTCGGAGATGTTCACGCAGTTCAAGCAGCTGCAGCACGACTACATCGGCTACCAGTCGCTGACGGACGTGCCGCGCACGCTCACGTACCGCGAGCAGAGCGTCAGCTACGAAGCGTACCGGCACCGCGCCACGCCCGACGTGGTCGCCGCCTTGCgcgccacagataatatatttgcgCAGTCGCAGCTCTGGGGCATTCTCATGGACAGGGAGGGGCCGATGTATGAG GTCAACGGTGTAAATGCTCTGGAGTCGCTCAAGAGCCTGTACCACAGCGCTGGTGTGTTGCGACACTGGAAGGCGGTGCGGTATTGTTCCTCTCTGCTCAACCACACTGTGGACTCTATAAGCCCTTTTATTACCACTGTCTTGGTTAATGGAAAGCAG CTCACCGTCGGTGTGATCGGTCAGAAAGAGACAGTGTTCGACAAACCTATGACACCTGGGGAAATACAGTCCGTCATGTATAGCACTATTCAACCTTATGATGTTATCGGCGCCGTATTACAACag GAAATTGTATTATACTGTGGACGATTAATAGGCACGAATCCGGACATGTTTAGAGGCATTCTTAAAATCCGAGTCGGTTGGGTTCTCGAGGCTATTCGGATATATCTGGAGTTATTCCCCAATGAGAAAAAAGCAGATGCCACATTGGAAAGCTTGTCGCCGTACAAATTGCGGACTCTTCTTCAAAAAGTGTTAACTGTCTCTGATTGGGCTGATGAGAAAGG gttAACACCTTTACAACGGCGTCAGCTCGAAGGCTGCTTGTGTCGAGTGCCAAAACACTTCTATGTTCAGGTGTGGGATATTCTTCTGCGAACACCCCAAGGAATCATTGTACAA gGTCATGCAATACCAGCACAGCCGACCCTAGTCAATATGTCCCGCTCGGAGCTGTCATTCGCGTTGCTCGTAGAGGAAGCGTTAGTTCGCATCGCGTCCGCGGCGCGGCGCCAGCTCTGCGTCGAGCTACTCTGTGTGTTCGCTACAATCCTGCGCCGCAACCCCGAGCTGTATATGCAGCAGCCTCTGGACCTTGACAAGTTGTTAGATGACGCACACTCCACATATGCTAAG GATAGCGGCCAACCAGAAACAACTTGTTCACTAGCAGGCGCAGCGGCCGGCGTGACGCTGGGTTACCTGGCGCGGGCGGTCGTCAACAGCGTGCTGCAGACCGCCGCGCCGCACCTCGCCGCCGCGCAGCCGGCGGCACATGACTCGTGTCTCATTacgtaa
- the LOC119829746 gene encoding probable phosphorylase b kinase regulatory subunit beta isoform X1: MANPDLMIRQGSIDDINAQQFLKIANYEDTVRQLDIYYAIVKRQLLRFQSPITGLFPVLSSDLHVGSVRDSIYCASAVWGLYQAYRRIDDDRGKSHELGQSTVKCMRGILECWIKQAARVEAFKTRQSAAHALHVKFHLTTGEPVLSDDQYHHLQIDVVSLYLLFLVQMITSGLQIIYTQDEVAFVQNLVYYVERAYRTPDYGMWERGSKYNDGKPEIHASSIGMAKAALEAINGCNLFGDKGASWSVVYVDIDAHNRNRSIFETMLPRESSSKGVDAALLPTISFPAFATHEELLVQLTKSNLLNRLKGKYGFKRFSRDGFKSALEDPNRRYYNEGELKEFDGIESEWPLFYVMMIIDGVFRTLPEQVEEYQRLLKSRIYMDEFGDPVIPWYYYVPREGIENERSEPYSVRRLPANQPGDSENKDTGGLFLWAQSLFVLAQLLTGGLLHVNELDPIRRYLPSYNRPRRAGRYSAFQAKPTFGIATDLVVQVVLIAESMRLQAMMGTYGIQTQTPHEVEPVQICSSTQLVHVYRELGVCAKLKLTGRPIRPVGSLGTSKIYRVCGMTVLCYPLIFEVSEFYLYRDMALLIDDIKTELQFVGKYWRLSGRPTVCLLVREEHMRDPHFKQMLDLLAMLKKGHCDGVKVRLGRLQNLISSSCIEHLDFMSQGEFPSEMFTQFKQLQHDYIGYQSLTDVPRTLTYREQSVSYEAYRHRATPDVVAALRATDNIFAQSQLWGILMDREGPMYEVNGVNALESLKSLYHSAGVLRHWKAVRYCSSLLNHTVDSISPFITTVLVNGKQLTVGVIGQKETVFDKPMTPGEIQSVMYSTIQPYDVIGAVLQQEIVLYCGRLIGTNPDMFRGILKIRVGWVLEAIRIYLELFPNEKKADATLESLSPYKLRTLLQKVLTVSDWADEKGLTPLQRRQLEGCLCRVPKHFYVQVWDILLRTPQGIIVQGHAIPAQPTLVNMSRSELSFALLVEEALVRIASAARRQLCVELLCVFATILRRNPELYMQQPLDLDKLLDDAHSTYAKDSGQPETTCSLAGAAAGVTLGYLARAVVNSVLQTAAPHLAAAQPAAHDSCLIT; this comes from the exons ATG GCAAATCCAGACCTAATGATTCGTCAAGGCAGTATTGATGACATAAATGCTCAACAGTTCCTAAAGATAGCAAACTATGAAGACACCGTTAGACAATTAGATATTTACTATGCTATTG ttaaGAGACAACTTTTAAGATTCCAAAGCCCAATTACAGGGCTATTCCCAGTACTTTCATCAGATTTACATGTTGGTAGTGTCAGAGATAGCATTTATTGTGCATCTGCAGTATGGGGCCTTTATCAGGCATACAG ACGAATAGATGATGACAGAGGCAAGTCTCATGAACTAGGACAGAGTACAGTGAAGTGTATGCGTGGCATATTAGAATGTTGGATAAAACAAGCAGCAAGGGTTGAAGCATTCAAAACAAGACAAAGTGCAGCTCATGCACTGCATGTTAAATTCCATCTGACAACAGGAGAGCCTGTGCTTAGTGATGATCAGTACCATCATCTTCAAATTGATGTGGTTTCATTGTATTTGCTGTTTCTGGTACAAATGATCACATCTGGTCTGCAGATAATTTATACACAG gaTGAAGTAGCATTTGTACAGAATTTAGTGTACTATGTGGAAAGAGCATACAGAACTCCTGATTATGGAATGTGGGAGAGAGGCTCCAAATACAATGATGGAAAACCAGAAATACATGCATCTTCTATAG GGATGGCAAAAGCGGCCTTAGAAGCTATCAATGGATGCAATTTGTTTGGAGACAAGGGCGCGTCCTGGAGTGTGGTGTATGTGGATATTGACGCACATAATCGAAACAGAAGTATTTTTGAAACCATGTTACCTCGTGAATCGAGTTCCAAG GGAGTAGATGCAGCACTTCTACCTACGATATCATTTCCTGCATTCGCTACTCACGAAGAACTCTTAGTTCAATTGACAAAATCGAACCTGTTAAATCGTTTGAAAGGCAAATACGGTTTTAAAAGATTCAGCCGAGACGGATTTAAGAGTGCACTCGAAGATCCAAACAGACGATATTATAACGAGGGAGAATTAAAAGAGTTTGATGGTATTGAGTCCGAGTGGCCTCTATTCTatgtgatgatgataataGATGGAGTGTTCCGCACTCTGCCTGAACAAGTGGAAGAGTACCAGAGGCTGTTGAAATCTAGAATTTATATGGATGAGTTTGGAG ATCCAGTAATTCCATGGTACTATTATGTGCCGCGCGAAGGAATAGAAAATGAACGCAGCGAACCTTATTCAGTTCGGAGACTTCCAGCGA ACCAACCCGGTGATAGCGAAAATAAAG ATACCGGTGGTTTATTTCTCTGGGCGCAGTCATTGTTCGTTCTGGCGCAACTGTTAACGGGTGGTTTACTGCATGTCAATGAACTGGATCCCATTCGTCGATACTTACCCTCTTATAACCGACCCCGTCGAGCCGGGAGGTATTCTGCTTTTCAG GCTAAACCGACGTTT GGTATCGCGACGGATCTTGTGGTGCAAGTTGTTTTAATAGCTGAGTCGATGAGGCTTCAAGCTATGATGGGCACTTACGGCATACAAACACAAACGCCACACGAAGTCGAACCAGTTCAG ATCTGTAGCTCTACTCAATTAGTGCACGTTTACCGAGAACTAGGGGTTTGTGCCAAATTAAAGCTCACAGGCCGGCCAATCAGACCTGTTGGATCATTGGGGACCAGTAAA ATATACAGAGTCTGCGGCATGACGGTATTATGTTATCCGCTAATATTTGAAGTGTCTGAATTCTATCTGTACCGAGATATGGCGTTGCTGATCGACGATATCAAGACTGAGTTACAGTTTGTTGGAAA GTACTGGCGCCTATCCGGCCGGCCGACCGTCTGCCTGCTGGTGCGCGAGGAGCACATGCGCGACCCGCACTTCAAGCAGATGCTCGACCTGCTCGCGATGCTGAAGAAGGGCCACTGCGACGGGGTCAAGGTGCGGCTGGGGAGGTTGCAGAATCTCATCTCTAGCTCCTGCATCG AGCACCTCGACTTCATGAGCCAAGGCGAGTTCCCGTCGGAGATGTTCACGCAGTTCAAGCAGCTGCAGCACGACTACATCGGCTACCAGTCGCTGACGGACGTGCCGCGCACGCTCACGTACCGCGAGCAGAGCGTCAGCTACGAAGCGTACCGGCACCGCGCCACGCCCGACGTGGTCGCCGCCTTGCgcgccacagataatatatttgcgCAGTCGCAGCTCTGGGGCATTCTCATGGACAGGGAGGGGCCGATGTATGAG GTCAACGGTGTAAATGCTCTGGAGTCGCTCAAGAGCCTGTACCACAGCGCTGGTGTGTTGCGACACTGGAAGGCGGTGCGGTATTGTTCCTCTCTGCTCAACCACACTGTGGACTCTATAAGCCCTTTTATTACCACTGTCTTGGTTAATGGAAAGCAG CTCACCGTCGGTGTGATCGGTCAGAAAGAGACAGTGTTCGACAAACCTATGACACCTGGGGAAATACAGTCCGTCATGTATAGCACTATTCAACCTTATGATGTTATCGGCGCCGTATTACAACag GAAATTGTATTATACTGTGGACGATTAATAGGCACGAATCCGGACATGTTTAGAGGCATTCTTAAAATCCGAGTCGGTTGGGTTCTCGAGGCTATTCGGATATATCTGGAGTTATTCCCCAATGAGAAAAAAGCAGATGCCACATTGGAAAGCTTGTCGCCGTACAAATTGCGGACTCTTCTTCAAAAAGTGTTAACTGTCTCTGATTGGGCTGATGAGAAAGG gttAACACCTTTACAACGGCGTCAGCTCGAAGGCTGCTTGTGTCGAGTGCCAAAACACTTCTATGTTCAGGTGTGGGATATTCTTCTGCGAACACCCCAAGGAATCATTGTACAA gGTCATGCAATACCAGCACAGCCGACCCTAGTCAATATGTCCCGCTCGGAGCTGTCATTCGCGTTGCTCGTAGAGGAAGCGTTAGTTCGCATCGCGTCCGCGGCGCGGCGCCAGCTCTGCGTCGAGCTACTCTGTGTGTTCGCTACAATCCTGCGCCGCAACCCCGAGCTGTATATGCAGCAGCCTCTGGACCTTGACAAGTTGTTAGATGACGCACACTCCACATATGCTAAG GATAGCGGCCAACCAGAAACAACTTGTTCACTAGCAGGCGCAGCGGCCGGCGTGACGCTGGGTTACCTGGCGCGGGCGGTCGTCAACAGCGTGCTGCAGACCGCCGCGCCGCACCTCGCCGCCGCGCAGCCGGCGGCACATGACTCGTGTCTCATTacgtaa